The following are from one region of the Syntrophales bacterium genome:
- a CDS encoding hydroxyacylglutathione hydrolase produces MLKIKQFRYSADNLGYLIYGDAQAMAVDGGTADAIIAFVAQHGLSLQYVVNTHNHQDHTCGNVALLNGSQARLLTGDDLRGENIELDRQKIRIIPTPGHTNDSRCFYTGSALISGDTLFNGTIGNCFSGDLKGFYNSILTLKELPEATVVYAGHDYVRDSIAFAKYLEPENQACDDFLRRYDPEHVFSTLADEKKINPYFRFNEPDIIALLAKRNLPRETQWERWQSLMSIE; encoded by the coding sequence ACGGAGACGCACAAGCCATGGCCGTTGACGGCGGGACGGCAGACGCAATCATTGCATTCGTCGCTCAACACGGTCTTTCTCTGCAGTATGTCGTAAATACCCACAATCATCAGGATCATACGTGCGGCAATGTCGCCCTGCTGAACGGATCGCAGGCGCGTCTTTTGACCGGCGATGACCTTCGAGGCGAGAATATTGAACTTGATCGTCAGAAGATCCGGATCATCCCTACGCCGGGACATACCAATGATTCTCGTTGTTTTTACACTGGCAGCGCCCTGATTTCCGGCGACACCCTCTTTAACGGAACTATCGGCAACTGTTTTTCCGGCGATCTGAAGGGATTCTACAACTCAATCCTGACGCTGAAAGAGCTTCCTGAAGCGACGGTCGTTTACGCCGGCCACGATTATGTCCGCGATTCCATTGCCTTCGCCAAATACCTCGAACCGGAAAACCAGGCATGCGACGACTTCCTGCGGCGTTACGATCCGGAACATGTCTTTTCCACACTGGCCGATGAGAAAAAAATAAATCCCTATTTCCGTTTCAACGAACCGGATATTATTGCTCTTTTGGCGAAGCGGAATCTTCCCCGGGAAACACAGTGGGAACGCTGGCAATCGCTCATGAGCATCGAATAA